Proteins encoded by one window of Anaerosalibacter sp. Marseille-P3206:
- a CDS encoding LysM peptidoglycan-binding domain-containing protein, with protein MDFNRSQRTCPAGSFAYTIRAGDTLYLLAQRYNTTVNAIIAINPGINPNNLQIGQVICIPSAAPPVPPCPGGILYTIRAGDTFFKIAQQYNITVDALMRANPGVDPNNLQIGQVICIPISAPPTPTCPNGFLYTIRAGDTLYLLAQRYNTTVQAIIAANPGINPNNLQIGQVICIPRS; from the coding sequence ATGGATTTTAATAGATCTCAACGAACATGCCCTGCAGGAAGTTTTGCTTATACAATAAGAGCAGGAGATACTCTATATTTGTTAGCACAAAGATATAATACAACAGTGAATGCAATAATTGCAATAAACCCAGGGATTAACCCCAACAATTTACAGATAGGTCAAGTAATATGTATTCCAAGTGCAGCACCTCCTGTACCACCATGCCCAGGTGGAATCCTTTACACTATAAGGGCTGGAGATACTTTCTTTAAAATAGCTCAACAATACAATATTACCGTAGATGCACTTATGAGAGCAAATCCAGGTGTAGATCCAAATAATTTACAAATAGGTCAAGTGATTTGTATCCCTATATCAGCACCTCCAACACCTACTTGCCCTAATGGATTTTTATATACAATAAGAGCAGGAGATACATTATATCTATTAGCACAAAGATATAATACAACAGTTCAAGCTATAATAGCAGCAAACCCTGGGATAAATCCAAACAATCTTCAAATAGGTCAAGTAATTTGTATTCCTAGAAGCTAA